The segment ACGTTTCCTTCAACCTGATCAAATATGTCATTAatcataatattaaaaagtattgGACTACATACACTGCCTTGTGGGATACCATTTTCCACTATATATCTATTTGAATATTCTGCACGTACTTTAACTTCAATTGTTCTTCTATTCAGGAAATCTAATACCCCATTATACATCTTACCACTTATTCCTAATTTATTAAGTTTAATAAGAAGTCCGTCCTTCCACAGGATATCATATGCCTTTTCAATATCAAAAAATACAGCAATTACACTTTTCCTTTATTACTTTGAGCTTTCCTAATTACTGACTCTAGGCATAATACTGAGTCCATTGTCCCCCTTCCCTTACGAAATCCAGACTGATGCGGTGAAAGAAGACCTTtactttcaaaataataatctaATCTATCTGTTACCATCCTTTCCATAGTTTTCCCTAGTTGTGATGTTAATGCTATAGGCCTATAGCTAGTTGGATCTGATGGGTTTTTGCCAGGTTTAAGTATTGGGACTATAACTGCCTGTTTCCATAGTAATGGGAGTTTTCCTGCATTCCATATAAACAGTCTTAATATTAACCCAAGTGTGACATCTTCCATATGGCCTAACATGCTATAGCATATACCATCTTTCCCTGTCGCGTGTTTAATATAGCTCTTTTTAACTCAAATAGAGTAAATGGCTGAAAGTTCTTCTTTTTCTGCATTActaattgcattttttattgttattacatAACACTGGTATATCCACATTATTTCTTATTCCACTCATTTTCCTAATTGTTCTCCATATATTTGACAGCTGAGTTTCTCTTCCAATTGTATTACAGAATTGTCTCCAATATGCATGTTTAGCTGATCTAACTACTGCTTGTGCCCTTGTATAATTAATCAAAGTTTCTAGTGTATGGTGGATTAAgctgtttaaacattttatttctcttCTTAATTACTGCACTACAATTCTCATCCCACTATGGCACACATTTTTTCAGTTTACTTCCTGCCTTTTTTGGAATTGTTTCTTCAGCTGCTTCTATAATGGCTGAAACTACACTATCATTCATTTCTTCCACTtctgttatatttttatttaatgaatctaCACACTTAACTTCACTCAGCATTTGAAACGACTGCCAATCAGCTTTATCCAACTTCCACCTTGGTGTTCTCATTTCATTATcctgatatacagtatctcTACTCCAATCCTGGTTATTATTGGATAATGATCACTACCTATCGTTGACTGATTTAAAACCTCCCATGTGCTGATTCCAGCAATTTCAGTTGACATTATTGTCAAATCAATAACACTTTCTCTGTTATGCGAACTACTATACCTTGTGCCCTTTCTGTCATTAATACATACCAGATTTTTATTATCTATAAATTCTTCTATTATTGATCCATTTGCATCTGTATTCCTACTCCCCCATAGTGTACTGTGTGCATTAAAATCCCCACACCATACTATTTTCTCTTGTATCATCCCACATACTGTATTCAGAATTTCAGTACTCAATTTATTACATGGATTATAAAAATTTACTATCATTATATTATCTTTTCCTGTCCATATTTTGACTACAACAGATTCATGTTCTTTTCCTTTACTGATCAAGTTATAATTTGTCATGCCACCCCTCCACCATTTCTGATTGCAGAATATCCAGGAATCACAAAATCTAATAGTGGTTTCAACCACGTCTCTTGTACACATATTACATGAGGTTTATCtggtaaatcaagaacaaaCCTTTTGAACTCTTGCCCATTAGCTATAAGACTACTGGCATTCCACTGCAATATAAACTAAAATCATGAAGATCCACCAGCCCATGACTGAGAGTTAGAAATTCCTGCAGTTAACATTTCTTCCACTACTTCACAGCTGAGCCCTTTAACACCAAGATATTTTTCCACTGCTTTAACTATTATTTTGATCTTTCCAGTTTTCCTTTCTGTCTGTGCTGAGCAATTTATCACCTCAACCATGAACAACACAAATTCATTCTTACTCAAAATTTGCATGTCTTTCTTTGCCACAAGCTTTTCACAGTTCCCGCAGGGTCTATCTTTAGTTTCATTGTTTGCTGGTTTATAAACAATCTTTTCTCTAGACACTGTCTCCACTGCTTCCGCATATGTAATTCCTTGTAATGCCTTCACTCGTTGTACTTCCACAGCCCTTTTGCTGGCCTCGCAGCCATGATAAGCTGAACTATGCTCTCCTCCACAATTGCAGCATTTGAGCTTTACTCCTTCTCCACACTTCCCGTACTCGTGTTCGCCTGCACATCTGCCACATCTCTGTTTGCCTTTACATATTGCTGCTACATGACCATATTTTTGGCACTTAAAACACCTCAGTGGTGGAGGAATATATGGCCTCACCTCATATCTCATGTATCCTATGAACACCTTACCAGGAAGTTTTGTTTCATCAAACTTAACCATAACAGACAGGCTATTGCATCTCTCCCCATTTCAGGTTGTTGTAAGACGTTTTACTTCCAGTACTTTTGCTCCTGTCATATTGTCTTTCATTTGTTCTTCTGATACATCTGTAGGTATTCCTGTAATGACTCCTCGATTCACTTTTTTGTACTCAATCAACGAACATTGCACTCTCGTTTTATCTATTTTATTCATTTGCAAGGCTTTTTCTTTCTGCACTTTCTGACCTTAGCATTTTTGACCTCACCCAGCAACTTGTTAATTGCTTTTATTCCACTCACCAAACGTCGCCCCTTCTTCAGATAATTTTACGATCACTTTATGTTCCTCTTCCTGCCTTGCTGTTACAATAACACTTTGCTCACTGTGTGTTTCATCCATATTTGATGtttcattttccttttttttcccgTTTTCTCGACCGTACTACATTCCATACACGACTATCTCCCCCGCCATCTTCTTCGAATCCCATCTCACTTCCTGATTTGTCACTTCCTTCTGCCATCTCCTCCCCAGTCACCGTCCAGCCGTTGCCACCTCGCCACATCTTTGCGACATTTTTAAACTTGGTATTTTATTAGTAGTTATCATTAATTACATCACTGCCTGTAACAACTGAAATAAACCTGTATAAATATGTCTGAGGACTTAGATATATCTATGGTATTGTTCTTAAATTCTTGTTCATTTTGATATGATGTAGGCCTGTACTGTATCGTCATTGGACAATCACGTGACTGTTTTGATGGGATACACCTGTGGAGGAGCGCACAAAGCGGTGACTAGTGGGGTACGTTTGGTTGTCTCTCGGAGGCAACAGGCCCCACAGAGATGAAGATAGGTAGTTAGCTAGCTGTCTTTAATATTAGAGAGTGGAGGCAGAGGGGGGAATTTACTTAGTGTCAACTGCCTCAGCACACTGGTTGCTGGTGCCACGTGTCGCCCAACTCCGATACGGCTGATGGGAGGTTGCTGCGGAAACGGATTGACTGTTTTATGAATGGACTTGTGACTTAAGCGCCGCCTCCTTATTGTGAAGGGACGGTCCCCGGCGGATGACACGAGTTGCCCGTGCTCTGCTTTATCCCCTACGGATGGGTCTCCTTGACCTTGGGAGAGGGAAGTGCTTTTAacttatattcatttatttatgtgttcgtgaattgtttgttttatgatGGGCAACGGGTAAGAGAGGGAAGTTGGGGGTTAAATGAATGAAGAAATGCGCCTTCCCTGTGTTCACGGTGTGCTGTGTAAGCGTGCTGTTTGAGTgccaaatatttaatgaattgaGCGTGAAATTCACTGTGTGTAAATTCACTGTGTCACTCCTGCAGATCTTCATCGCATCTGCTTTGCTTCATGATAGAGATTTCAGTTCCTGattccctaaaaaaaaaaaaaagagaataaagTGAAAATTTAAGTTTGAAAGGGACTTTAAACTGCTTTTAAACCTACAGTACTTTGTTTGAACTCACTTGATGGCAACACACAGTTCGCATTCATTGCCGTATGTTTCTCCATCAGATCCACACATGGGTGAATAGTCCATCGGGCACACGATAAGCTCAGGTTCAGGCTGGTCACATAAAGAAAACAACATTGAGTTATTTGAACATGGATGTAGTAATGAAGTAATTCTACAgtctttatttactcacctctctctctccatcagATACGGCCACTGTTTGTGTCAAGAAGGAAAAACAAGGATTAAAGTTTATCATGATATGGCAAGAGGAAATGACACACAAACTTGCCGTTTTGCATTGTTTAGAATTTatgcttcaaaatgtaaaaattatcctgcctactcgttcatatcaaacaatatattgatttaaattttgtaatgaaacagtatgcgtggaggtgttaatcttcatgaataatgctgtgattcacacatGAGAAGACAAAGAACCacataatgacctgcataatgagccctttcagtcaggtagacAAACCCTCTGATAACAGGATCATATCAGctgtattaattttaatataatgtccactcttgacaaaaaaacaaacaaaaaaaaaaaaacatgatttgtgatctcatgcatgcatgtattattGCACTTCATGTGAAGAAAATTGTATAGGCcaattatagtttaaattacagtaccagtcaaaagattggacacattactattataatgttttaaaaagaagtcATGCTCATCATgctatatattaaaatacagaaaacagcaatactgtgaaatattactagtttaaaataacagttttcctttttaatatactttaaaatataatgcatttctgtgattcaaagtgtctgaacattcatgttacctctatggcatttcatatagacttttagcttaaaagcatgcacatttggagaaatattgatggattcatatatgtttgtcaattttctatacagaggagtaatatttattgtcatcactatgggcgctggatactgtgttttcaattcatacttgcagccggagggcgctctgtgcacctttcaTCCACAAATGACTCAATGAAGAACAGGCATTTCTTTAGACAAAAGTCTCatttgtgtcattagtattcaccaagttacacttcatttactaagaactatcagattggtcTTCGTTCAGAGGttctctttattttacaaaaagaacaacattgtgtttttactctgtaggctacacaaataaaagacactctatagtttcaattgatatattatagtattttaagtctgttttgcttcaatgtgaaaaaaatcctgcaaaacgcgccggtgcGTTTCCCGACTCCAgtgttaaatttacagtttttttatttgtccTACTTTAGCAAAGGTGAAATCTCACATGACAAATGATCCTAATATCAGATATAGTGAATGAAATCATGATATTACTCACCTAGGACACAGAGAAGGATGATGACTCCACGTGCAAACATTGTTCCTGACTTGAGAGTGAACTCACTAAAACTGATGAAATGATCCGCCTATTTATTTCAGTACCGTGTATCCACCTCTGAACACAAGTAGTGCTTGCTCCAATTTACCTCCAGCTGAACCTCTCTGGAGCTCAAGGATGGAGATTAACCTGTTTAATGGGTGGAGAAGAATATGGGAGCGGACAGGTGTtacgagattttcggtttccGAAGGCGGAGCTTACGTGAATATTAATGAGTTTCACAGACAATGCGCGATTGCACGTGCAACTGAGaattttagttcacattgtatctcagcacattagtggattattccataaaggtaaCTATATTCTCAGCGTTGCTGCTTACTTACTGcctaaactacagttgtttacttCTAGGAAACAGTAAATTTTTCTAGTGATGGGAAACCGAGGCTTTCTGAAGCATTTGAGGCTTGCATCAAATTGTGCCAAAAAATGGTTAATTACTCGAAGCTTTTAACACAGTGCGCATTTAACACTGCGACATCTTGTGGTCATACTTGTTTTCTCCACCATATCTAAATCATCGTGGAGCAGATCTACGGTTTGAAAAAGCATGTGACCAAAGCTTCGGAAGTCTGTGACATACTGAATCACTCTTGTCTTGAATCAGTTCTATCTAATCAGATGTAAtctcatctaaattaatttgtgtcAATGAGACCACAACTCGTGTCTGTCATGTGTAACCTGGTCAACGGATTCACATAttgattaataatatataatatacaatgaTGTGATCATAACTGACATgagtaattaaaaaatattttcagtgaGCTGTTTAACCCTTATGTTCTGTTCAGGGTCTCTGAGACCccaataaaacatgattaaatgcattttcctttATGCATCAGCTGAAGCgccattttttttcaaaccagCTGTCTCGACTTTCCGATACTGCATGACATTCAAAGCTTCAAACGCAATCAATCATGTGATATTGTCATTTCGATACAAGCATCGGTACAGTGTGTGATACATACCATAGTGCTTTGAAAACTGCGTCAGCGCATCGGAGCCCCGGTATCAACCGTCCCATCACTAAATTTTTCATTAGTATGCATGATTTGTGCGTTGGTCTGTAACAATGACAGATACTTCATGTAACAGCAGAACACCTTTATCTATCGTCTACAATGAGTTCAGCTCGTTGTGCTCTTCCTTTGCGGTGTTTTTAAACTCTGTATTTTATTAGTTATCATTAATTACATCACTGCCTGTAACAACTGAAataaacctgtataaatgtgtCTGAGGACTTAGATATATCTAATTCTTGTTCATTTTGATAAGATGTAGGCCTATTGCTCTTCAAAAGGATTAATAACATTCTTTATGTTTAAGCTCACCAaggttgtatttatttgatcaaaaatagacaAAACATTAACAGAATAACATCACTGAAATGGCAgctgtatatttttttaacaatatgttatttatttattaatttatttgttatatgAAATCAGTATAATCTACTTCAACTCATTCAGGTGTTCTGGGATGCTTAGTTTATTGTGCAATTGAAAAATTAAACCTTGAAATAAGTTGTCTGCTCTCCAAAACGCTCTTGCTGGACTTTGATGGCAAACACGTCTCGAATAAGCCTGATGTCATTCACCGTGACTCTGCAACACACCCACACTTTCATCGGATCTAGATGAATCACAATAATGACCTATTTTGGATCGAAAACAGCAAATTTCGCCGAAAGGTGACAagattgtaagtccacaagaccaaaACTGCATATgaaggccctgtcccaaatggcacacttcatagcaccttaatattataaagtgacgagaatactttttgtgtgccccCCCTTTTTGTGTGCCATACTTTTTGTGTGACTTTATCCAACAATATCTAgcgatgggtgatttcaaaacacttttgtttcgaatcagtggtttccTTACAAATATATCTCAGAGggtaaaggcctttgcacagaACAAATTGCCCCTAAGGGGGGCAAGTAAgtttttacaattacaattacaattgACTTGGCCTCCTCAATCcagtcgagcatctgtgggattgACTGTTTTATGAATGGACTTGTGACTTAAGCGCCGCCTCCTTATTGTGAAGGGACGGTCCCCGGCGGATGACACGAGTTGCCCGTGCTCTGCTTTATCCCCTACGGATGGGTCTCCTTGACCTTGGGAGAGGGAAGTGCTTTTAacttatattcatttatttatgtgttcatgaattgtttgttttatgatGGGCAACGGGTAAGAGAGGGAAGTTGGGGGTTAAATGAATGAAGAAATGCGCCTTccgtgtgttcacggtgtgctGTGTAAGCGTGCTGTTTGAGTgccaaatatttaatgaattgaGCGTGAAATTCACTGTGTGTAAATTCACTGTGTCACTCCTGCAGATCTTCATCGCATCTGCTTTGCTTCATGATAGAGATTTCAGTTCCTGattccctaaaaaaaaaagagagaataaagtgaaaatttaagttttaaagGGACTTTAAACTGCTTTTAAACCTACAGTACTTTGTTTGAACTCACTTGATGGCAACACACAGTTCGCATTCATTGCCGTATGTTTCTCCATCAGATCCACACACGGGTGAATAGTCCATCGGGCACACGATAAGCTCAGGTTCAGGCTGGTCACATAAAGAAAACAACATTGAGTTATTTGAACATGGATGTAGTAATGAAGTAATTCTACAgtctttatttactcacctCTCTCACTGCATCAGATACGGCCACTGTTTGTGTAAAGAAGGAAAAACAAGGATTAAAGTTTATCATGATATGGCAAGAGGAAATGACACACAAACTTGTCGTTTTGCATTGTTTAGAATTCatgcttcaaaatgtaaaaattatcctgcctactcgttcatatcaaacaatatattgatttaaattttgtaagacacattTTGTCATgaaacagtatgcgtggaggtgttaatcttcatgaataatgctgtgattcacacatGAGAAGACAAAGAACCgcataatgacctgcataatgagccctttcagtcaggtagacAAACCCTCTGATAACAGGATCATATCAGctgtattaattttaatataatgtccactcttgacaaaaaaccaaaaaaaaaaaaaaacatgatttgtgatctcatgcatgcatgtattattgcacatcatgtgaagaaaattgTATAGGCcaattatagtttaaattacagtaccagtcaaaagattggacacattactattataatgttttaaaaagaagtcATGCTCATCATgctatatattaaaatacagaaaacagcaatactgtgaaatattactagtttaaaataacagttttcctttttaatatactttaaaatataatgcatttctgtgattcaaagtgtctgaacattcatgttacctctatggcatttcatatagacttttagcttaaaagcatgcacatttggagaaatattgatggattcatatatgtttgtcaattttctatacagaggagtaatatttattgtcatcactatgggcgctggatactgtgttttcaattcatacttgcagccggagggcgctgtGTGCACCTTTCATCCACAAATGACTCAATGAAGAACAGGCATTTCTTTAGACAAAAGTCTCatttgtgtcattagtattcaccaagttacacttcatttactaagaactatcagattggtcTTCGTTCAGAGGttctctttattttacaaaaagaacaacattgtgtttttactctgtaggctacacaaataaaagacactctatagtttcaattgatatattatagtattttaagtctgttttgcttcaatgtgaaaaaaatcctgcaaaacgcgccggtgcGTTTCCCGACTCCAgtgttaaatttacagtttttttatttgtccTACTTTAGCAAAGGTGAAATCTCACATGACAAATGATTCTAATATCAGATATAGTGAATGAAATCATGATATTACTCACCTAGGACACAGAGAAGGATGATGACTCCACGTGCAAACATTGTTCCTGACTTGAGAGTGAACTCACTAAAACTGAAGATATGATCCGCCTATTTATATCAGTACCGTGTATCCACCAGCTGAAGCgccattttttttcaa is part of the Megalobrama amblycephala isolate DHTTF-2021 linkage group LG23, ASM1881202v1, whole genome shotgun sequence genome and harbors:
- the LOC125258847 gene encoding ovomucoid-like isoform X2; amino-acid sequence: MFARGVIVLLCVLVAVSDAVREPEPELIVCPMDYSPVCGSDGETYGNECELCVAIKESGTEISIMKQSRCDEDLQE
- the LOC125258847 gene encoding ovomucoid-like isoform X3 translates to MFARGVIILLCVLVAVSDAVREPEPELIVCPMDYSPVCGSDGETYGNECELCVAIKESGTEISIMKQSRCDEDLQE